The Thermodesulfobacteriota bacterium genome contains the following window.
GATGTACAAACCCAACCACGCGATCGGCCTCGAGCTCGGCATCAGCGTCGCCTCCGTCGGGTTGCGCGGCGAGGCCACCGGCGCCCCGGACGGCTGGCGCGGCGATGTCGTCGCGACGGCGAAGCGGGATCTTGCCGCAGGGGAGAGGCTGGACGGAGAGGGGGGATACACGGTCTACGGCAAGCTCCTGCCGGCCGACCTGTCGATGCGGATGGGCGGGCTGCCGCTCGGTCTCGCCCACGGCATCAAGCTGAAGCGCGAGGTCGCCGCGCACGCGCAGGTGCGTTGGGACGACGTGGAATACGACGCGGCCGACCCGGCGGTCGCCTTCCGGAAGGAGATGGAGCGGGCGTTCATCGGACAAGCTGGAAAAGGCATCTGATCCCGGAGGTGAAGGAAAACGATGAATCGCAACGCAGCGTTTCTTGTATCGTGGTTGTCGACCTTGGCCCTCTTTGCCGGGTGCGCCGCGACGCAGCACGATCTTCTATATAAGGGGATGGCGCAGTACGAGGCGGGCCGCTATGACGAAGCGGTCGCCACGCTGACGATAGCCGCCGGGACGCCGGGGCATGAGCTCCCGTGGATCTACAAGATGAGGGCGGGCGCGTACATGAAGCTCGGCAGGTTCGACCTCGCGTTGGCCGACCTGGAGAGGTTCTTCCCCGGCGCCGCCGACAACGAAGACGCTGCGCACGGCCACCTGATGGTAGGGGACATCCACTTCGCTTCGGGACGCTTCGACCGGGCCGATTCGGAGTACGAGAAGGCGCTCGACCTGAAACCGGTGAAGTGGAAGCCCAACACGATGAAAGGCCTCAACGACGTCGACGAGGTCTGGTTCAGGAAGGAGGCGCAGCGATACGTTGCTTCTCCGTCGAAAACGGATCTTCCGGAAGAAGCCCGGAAATACCGGGTCAAGGCGGAGACCGCCGTCGGCCGGAAGGCGTTCGCGGAAGCGGCAGACTATTATCGGGATGCTCTTGGGATCGCCCCATGGTGGCCGGAAGGACATTACAATCGGGCGCTCATCCTTGCCGAGCTGGGACGGTACGGTTCCGCCGGACGGGAGATGAAGCGCTACCTGCTCCTTTCTCCGGACGCCCCCGACGCCCGGGCCGCGCAAGACAAGATCTACGAATGGGAAGCGCTTGCAGAGGGGAGGAAATAATCCGGGAGCACGGCCGTTGTATGCATGGGGTTGTTGCTTTCGCTTGTCGGAAGGAAACGACAATAAACCCCGGGCAATTTTCCTGTTGACAATAGTGTCCAATCGGCCTACATATTCGGTATTAGCTGAATAATCAGTATATACAGCGATATCATGCCGGGCAGGGAGGGTATGCAATGGACAAAAAGACACCAGGCGCGTCCTGCTGCGGGCCGGGAGGGAAGGCGTTTGCCGGCTGCCGCGTCGAGTCGCTCATCACGATCGACGAACGCGGCCAGATGGTGCTTCCCAAGGAGCTGCGCGACCGGGCGGGGATCAAGGGGGGCGACAAGCTGGCCGTGATCGGCTGGGAGAAGGAAGGGAAGGTTTGCTGCCTGTCGCTCATCAAGGTGGAGGAGCTCAGCGGAATGGTCAAGGGTGTGCTGGGGCCGCTGATGGGCGGGACGCCATGACGAACGAATGCGAATGCAAGTGCGCTTGCGGCGGGACTGCCGCCGGATCGAACGCCGCCAAGGCGCCTCGCGTGAGTACGCAGTTGACGCTCACCGACCGCATCGGCGCCATCAAGGTGCGCTGGGGCATCGGGCGCATGAGCTATCGCGTGGTGCCCGGACTGTACGCCGTCGGCGACCCCCAGGCGGAATCGCCGGTGCTCGTATCCGCCAACTACAAGATGAGCTTCGACCGCCTGCGCAGAGTGCTGTCCGGCCGGAACGCGTGGATCCTGGTGCTGGACACCGACGGCGTGAACGTCTGGTGCTCGGCGGGGAAGGGAACGTTCGGCACCGAAGAGATCGTGCGGCGCGTGCAGCTTTGCGCGGTCGATCGGGTCGTGTCGCATCGCACGCTCGTGGTTCCGCAGCTCGGCGCCCCGGGAGTGAGCGCGCACGAGGTGCGCAGGCGCTGCGGATTCCGGGTGGAATACGGGCCGGTGCGGGCCGAGGATCTGCCGGCGTTCCTGGATGCCGGGATGAAGGCGACTCCCGGGATGCGAAGGGTCCGGTTCGGGCTGCGCGACCGGATCGTCCTGATTCCCGTCGAGCTGGTCACGGGGGCGAAATACGCGTTGCTCCTTTCGGCGGTTTTCCTGCTGCTGGGAGGTTTGGGGGCAGGCGGTTACTCCCTGGCCGGAATCCGCACGACCGGCGTTGAGGGAGCCGCCTTGGTGCTGGGGGCGTTCCTCGGCGGCGGCATCCTCGGGCCCATTCTTCTTCCATGGCTTCCGGGGCGGGCGTTTTCCGTCAAGGGCGCCGTCCTGGGGCTTGTTTTCGCCGCGGGACCGGGGATTTACTCGCTGCTCGGCAACGGCCTGGCCACGTCATGGCTTCATGCGGCGACTTGGCTCGCGCTGGCGCCGGCGTTGACAAGCTTCGTGGTGATGAACTTCACCGGCGCGTCGACGTTTACTTCCTTGAGCGGGGTGCAGCGCGAAATGCGTTATGCCT
Protein-coding sequences here:
- the hgcA gene encoding mercury methylation corrinoid protein HgcA, with the translated sequence MTNECECKCACGGTAAGSNAAKAPRVSTQLTLTDRIGAIKVRWGIGRMSYRVVPGLYAVGDPQAESPVLVSANYKMSFDRLRRVLSGRNAWILVLDTDGVNVWCSAGKGTFGTEEIVRRVQLCAVDRVVSHRTLVVPQLGAPGVSAHEVRRRCGFRVEYGPVRAEDLPAFLDAGMKATPGMRRVRFGLRDRIVLIPVELVTGAKYALLLSAVFLLLGGLGAGGYSLAGIRTTGVEGAALVLGAFLGGGILGPILLPWLPGRAFSVKGAVLGLVFAAGPGIYSLLGNGLATSWLHAATWLALAPALTSFVVMNFTGASTFTSLSGVQREMRYALPMQAAFAVIGLGFWLSGLFVA
- a CDS encoding tetratricopeptide repeat protein, with product MNRNAAFLVSWLSTLALFAGCAATQHDLLYKGMAQYEAGRYDEAVATLTIAAGTPGHELPWIYKMRAGAYMKLGRFDLALADLERFFPGAADNEDAAHGHLMVGDIHFASGRFDRADSEYEKALDLKPVKWKPNTMKGLNDVDEVWFRKEAQRYVASPSKTDLPEEARKYRVKAETAVGRKAFAEAADYYRDALGIAPWWPEGHYNRALILAELGRYGSAGREMKRYLLLSPDAPDARAAQDKIYEWEALAEGRK
- the hgcC gene encoding HgcAB-associated protein HgcC, whose translation is MDKKTPGASCCGPGGKAFAGCRVESLITIDERGQMVLPKELRDRAGIKGGDKLAVIGWEKEGKVCCLSLIKVEELSGMVKGVLGPLMGGTP